In the genome of Salana multivorans, the window CGTGTACTCACCGTCGGCGTACCTCAGGATCGACACCGACGCGTTCTTCAGGCCGCCCTGGGGTCCCTCGTAGTCCTCGATGAGCATGTCGAACAGGGCCGAGATGCTGAGCCCGTGCGAGACGAGGAGGACGTTGCCGTTGCCCTTGGCCGTCTCGGTCGCCACGATCTCGTCCAGCGCCTCGCTCAGCCGGGCCTCGATCGTCGCGTAGTCCTCCGCGGGCCAGTTCTTGGCCGCCTCGGGGTTCTGGGCGTCGAGCTTCGCGACCGAGTTCGCGAAGACCTCGGGGGTGAAGGTGGCCTGGAACTCCTCCAGCGTCACGCCCTGGTCGTCGGCGATGGCCTGCCACATCGTGTGGTTGAGGTCGCCCTCCCACGTGCCGAAGTTGAACTCGCGCAGCCGCGGGTCGTGGACGAGGGCGAGGTCCCCCGAGGCACCGTTCGCCGCGAGGATGATCTCGGCCGTCTGGATGGCGCGGCCGCTGTCGCTGCTGTACGCGGACTGGAACTCGACGTCGGCGAGACCGCGCCCGGCCGCCTCGACCACCTCCTCGCCCTCGGGCGTGAGGACGGCGTCCGACCAGCCCTGGACGCGGTCGGTGGTGTTGAGCATGGTGCGTCCGTGCCGGACGACGTAGATCGTGATCTCGTCGGTGGTGACCTCGCCGGTCGGCTCGGCCGAGCCGTCGGTCGATGCCCCGGCGGAGGCGTCGGACGACGGGGTCGACGACGCCTCGGTCGGGCTCTGGCCCGCCGGCGCCTGGGTGCAGCCGGCGAGGGCGACCAGGAGCACTGCGGCCGCTGCGGTCTTCGTGAGTGCCTTCATGAACGGTCCTTCGTTGGATCGGACGGGGAACGAGTCGCGACGGCCATGTCGCGACACCGACACCGAACCAGCCGCCCGGTTTCTTGCGGGCGGCGCATGCACAACCTGTCGCTTTCGCGGCACAGGTTGTACGACGACTTGACTCCTCGTCGACCGATCGTGGTCGAGTCGTGACCAGAGCACTACCTTGCCGACCGGCTAGGTACTTGGGCCCGGCACCCGCGACCCGACGGCTCCTAGCGTGGGAGATGGGTCACCGGGACCGGTGACCACCGCACCTCCCCGCCCGCCCGGACCAGCCGCGGCGGCCCGCCCCCAGGAGCCAGCATGAGCGCAACCCTCGTCGTCGGAGGCACCGGCCTCCTCGGCTTCCACACCGTCACCGAGCTGCTGGAGCGCGGGCACGACGTCACCAGCCTGGCGCTGCCGGGAGCGCCCGACGGCCTGCTGCCCGAGCGGGTCGAGGCGGTCTGGGGCAACCTCGAGGAGATGCCGGACGAGGACGTCCTCGCCCTGCTCGACGGCAAGCACGCCGTCTTCTACGCCATCGGCGCCGACGAGCGAACGACGCCACCCGCGCCGGCCGCGCACTTCTTCTACGAGGCCAACGTGCGCTCCACCCAGCGGCTCGCGCGGCTCGCGCGCCGGGCCGGCGTCCGCAAGCTCGTCGTCTTCGGCTCGTACACGGCGCAGTTCGCGCAGGAGTACACCGACATCCCCTACGCGGCGAACGGCTACCCGCGCACCCGCCTCGCCCAGGAGGAGATCGCCGAGCTCGAGGGCATCGGCGCGATGGACGTCATGACGCTGCGCCTGCCCTACATCTTCGGGCTCGTCGCCGGGCAGCGGCCGCTGTGGCAGTTCGTCCTGGACGTCGTCGCGAGCCAGCAGCCGGTCGTCGCGGTCCCCGCGGGATCGACGTCGTCGGTCACGGCGCGCCAGGTCGGCCGGGCGGCGGTCGGCGCCATGGAGCACGGGACGCACGGCGGCCGGTACCCCATCAACGCCTACGACCTCGGCTACGCCGAGCTCCACCGGCTCGCCTGCGAGGCGATCGGGCGCGACCCGCGGGACGTCGTCGTCGCACCGAAGGAGGCCTTCCTCCCGGCGTTCGCGCAGATCGACGCGCAGACGGCCGCCGCGGGCCTCGAGCACGGCATCCACATGGTCGACACCGCCGAGTTCCAGGCGCGCGACGCGGTGTCCGACCCGGGGCTGAGCTCCGTCCTCGGGATGGGTGATGACGACGTGCCGGCGGCCATCCGCGAGACCTTCGCCTGGTGCGTCGCCCACCCGGCGACCGTGTAGCACCCGCCGACGCGGGACGGCCCCGGCGCGATCGCGCCGGGGCCGTCCGGCGTCGATCGAGCCGCGGTCAGCCGAGCGACGCGGCGTGCCTCGCGACGATGTAGCCGTAGACGAGGCCCTCCCCGATCGTCGCGCCCGCGCCGGGATAGGTCGTGCCGAACGCGTTGGCCGCGGTGTTGCCGAGGGCGTACAGCCCCTCGACCACCGCGCCGTCGGTCGACGCGTCCGCGGCGGCACGAACGACGCGCCCGTGCTCGTCGGCCCGCAGACCACCGCACGTGCCGAGATCGGACAGCACGACGCGGACGGCGTAGAGCTTCCCGCCGAGCGGACGCAGGTTGGGGTTCGGCTGCTCGGTCGGGTCACCGTAGTAGCGGTCGTAGGCGGAGTTGCCGCGTCCGAAGTCGCCGTCGACGCCGGAGGACGCGAGCTGGTTGAACCGCTCGAGCTGGGCGACGAAGTCGTCCTCGGGCAGCCCGGCGGCGGCCGCGAGCCCGCGGGCGTCGTCGGCCTGGACGGCGATCCCCGCCTCGTACCACTCCTTCGGGAGCGGCGCGCCCGGGTAGACCGACCCGGCGAACATGTACCGGTTGCGGTAGGTCTGGTCGAACACGAGCCACATCTGCGTCACGGGCGTCCCCGCGGCCTCGAGGTCGAGGACCCGCTGGCCGTAGGACATGTAGTCCTCGGCCTCGTTGAGGAACCGCCGCCCGTCCTGGTCGACGATGAAGGAGCCCGGCAGCGAGCGCTCCGCCAGGAGCACCTGGGGCGCGGCGTCCGGGCCAGCGGGCGCGACGGCCGGGAACCACCACGCCTCGCGCATGAGGTCGAGCTCGCCGCCGACCGCGAGGCCGGCCCTGATCGCGTCGCCCGTGTTGCCGGGCGAGCCGAGCGAGGCGTCCGGGAGCAGCGACGGCGACTGGTAGCGGTGGCGCCACGCCATGTCGTGGTCGAACCCGCCGGCGGCCAGCACGACGCCGCGTCGCGCCCGGACCGTCACCTCGCGCCCGTCCTGCGTCAGCACGGCGCCGACGACGCGGCCGGCCTCGGCGACGAGCTCCGTCAGCGCGGTCCGCGTCCAGACCGGGACGCCGGCGCTGACGAGCCCGGCGAACAGGCCGGCGGCGATCGCCTGACCGCCCGCGGTGTAGTGCCGACCGACGGCCATCCCGCCGATCCCCTGCGTCGCGCGCTTGAGGATCTTCGGCCAGGCCACGAGCGGCTTGCGCATCATGAGGTTCATCCACTTGTAGTCGGCGCCAGTCACGGGCATCGGCACCGGCGCCTCGACGACACCGCCGCGCAGTCGGGCGAGCTCCGGCCCGAGGACCGCCGCGTTGAACGGCTTGGCCTCGCAGGTGCGGCCGACCGCCATCCCCCCGGGCAGCTCGGGGTGGTAGTCCGAGTAGCCCCGCGCCCAGAAGAACTCCAGCGGCGTCAGGCGCTGGAGCATCGCGACGGCGGCCGGACCGTTGCGCAGGAACGCGTCGCGGCGGGCCTTGGGCGCCGAGTCGCCGACGACGGCGTCGAGGTAGGTCTCCCCCTGCTCCAGGGTGTCGGTGGAGCCGTCGGCGAGCAGCGCCGGGTTGGCCGGGACCCAGAACGCGCCGCCGGACCGCGCGGTGGAGCCGCCGACGAGCTCGGTCTTCTCGACGACGAGCGCGTCGAGGCCGAGCTCCGTCGCCGCCAGCGCGGCGGCCATGCCGGTGCCGGAGCCGATGACGAGCAGGTCGACCGTCGCGTCGACGGCTCGCGGCCCCCTGGGGGTTGACGTCGTGGTGGTGGGCATCGTCGCTCCTCGTGTCTCGATCGTCTGGCGTGGTTCCAGCATCCCTCGCTCCTAGCCGATCGTAAAGTTCCAAAGGTCCCGGCGAGCCGGAAGACTGGGCACGCCCCGCACCACCGGCCGGATCCACCGGCCACCCGAGAGGAGCCCGCATGCCCCGCGGCGACGCCCCCGCCGAGCTGATCCTCGAGGTCGCCCTGCGCCTGTTCGCGAGGAACGGCGTCGCCGGCACCTCGCTCCAGCAGATCGCGGACGCCCTCGGCGTCACCAAGGCGGCCGTCTACCACCACTTCCGGACGAAGTCGGCGCTCGTCGCTGCCGTGCTCGCGCCGGCGTTCGACGAGGTCGCGCGGGCCACCGCCGCGGCGCGGACCGTGCCCGACCTCGCGCAGCGGCGCCGGCTCCTCGTCCACGACCTCGCGGCCAACGCCGTGGGCAACCGGGCCGTGTACGCGGTCATGCTGCGCGACGTCGCCGTCGGCGCCGTCCTCGCCGAGGACTCCGCCCGCGCGGCCACGGCCGCGTTCGACGAGCTGCACGCGCTGCTCATCGGCCCGGACGGCACGCCGGCCACCGTCGTGCGCGTCGGGATGTTCCTGTCCGGTCTCGCCGCGCACACCGCGGACGCGACGCTCGCGACGATGGCCGACGACGACCTGCGCGCGGGGATCGTCGAGGTCGGCGAGGCGCTGCTCGGTCCCTGGTGACCGGGCGTCGCGCGCTACGGTGGGAGGAGAGCCGAACCCGTACCCAAGGAGCAATCTCGTGGCTGACTCTTCGTTCGACGTGGTGAGCAAGGTCGACCGGCAGGAGGTCGACAACGCCCTCAACCAGGCCTCGAAGGAGGTCGCGCAGCGGTACGACTTCCGGAACGTCGGCGCGTCCATCGAGTGGAGCGGCGACTCCGTCGTCATCGTGGCGAACTCGGCCGAGCGCGTGCTCGCGGTGCTCGACGTGTTCGAGACCAAGCTCGTCCGCCGCGGGGTCTCGCTGAAGTCGCTGGACTTCGGGGAGAAGGAGCCAAAGGCGTCGGGCAAGGAGTACCGGCTCGCCGGGACGCTGCGCGAGGGGCTGAGCTCCGAGAACGCGAAGAAGATCACCAAGCTCATCCGCGACGAGGGCGCCAAGGGCGTCAAGACGCAGATCACGGGCGACGAGGTGCGCGTGACGAGCAAGAGCCGCGACGACCTCCAGGAGGTCATCGCGCTGCTCAAGGGCGCGGACCTCGACTTCGCGGTCCAGTTCGTCAACTACCGCTGACGCGGCGGAGCCCGGTGCGGTGATCGACGACGACGCCACCGTCCGCGTGCCGGCCCGGCCCGACGGGTCGGGTGACCGCCCGGACGACGCGCAGCTCCTGGTGCTGCTCCACGGCTACGGCGCGCACGAGCGGGACCTGCTTCCGCTCGTCGACCTGCTCGGGCACACCGGGCCGGCGCTCGCGCCGCGCGCCCCGATCCGCCTCGGCGCCGGGTTCGGTCCCGACGCGTGGGCCTGGCTCGGCGACGTCGCCGGCGACGAGGGCTTCGCCCCGCAGCCCGAGGCGACCGCGGCCCTGGCGGAGGAGCTCCTGGCCCTGCTCGACGCGCACTCACCCGCCGCTCCCGTCGTCCTCGTCGGGTTCAGCCAGGGGGCGGCGATGGCGATCGAGCTGCTGCGCCGCGCGCCCGAGCGGGTGGCCTGCCTCGTCTCGCTGTCCGGCTATGTCGAGGGCGTCGACGAACCGGCCATGACCACGAACGACGACGCGCTGCGCGCCCACGGGGTCCCGGTCTTCCACGGCCGCGGCGACGTCGACGCCGTCGTCCCGCCCCACGTCGAGGAGCGGACCCTGCGCTGGCTCCGCGAACACACCGACCTCACCGAGCGCATCTACCCGGGTCTGGCGCACGCGGTCGACGCGACCGAGCTGCGCGACGCGCGCGGCTTCCTCGCGGGAGTCCGGGCGCGCGGGGCCTGAGCCAGGGCTGCCGAGCGGTCGGTCTCCGGTGGTGGGGTGGATCGGGTCGTGATTCGCGATCGGTTCTACCCCGGTATCGGAGGGTGTGGGGGCGTGAGCCGGGCTGCCGAGCGGCGGGTCTCCGGTGGTGGTCGAGCGGGGTCCGGGACGGACGAGTGCGCTCTACTCGTCCGCCCCGGACCCCGCTCGACCCCCCACTGCCCCGCCCCGAGCCGGCCCGGCCCGGCGGCCAGGCCCGGCGGGCCTGGTTCGGGGTGGGTGGTGGTTAGCCTTCGCGGAGCTGGATGCCCATGCCGCCGCGCGGGTAGTGCCACTCCAACGCCCCCGGCGCGGCCACGGCCAGGCACGCCCCGCACTCGAAGCACGCGGCGTACTCCACCGAGATCCTTCCGTCCGCTTCCCGCGCGTAGACCTTCGCCGGACACACCGCGATGATCCGCTCACCGGTCCCGGTCGAACGAGCAAGGTCCTGATCGACGTGGATGTGGGACTGCTCCTCGTCGGTCTCATACCGGTTCGCGGCCAGCCGCTCCGGAATCGACATCTGCCTCACAGTGCCCGCACCCCCGCCATCGCGTCGGACACCAGATCCCGCATCCGCACCCCCGACTTCTTCACCACACCCCGCGCCAACGCCACCAGGTGCTTGCGCGGGGTCAGATCATGGTCGAACGCCCCGTACAACACATCCGCCAGCACCTGCCCGTACTCCGCATACATCCGCGGCCGCTCCAAGAACGCCGGCGCCTTCGCATAGGTCGCCATGTCACGTCCGGCGAAGGACGCCATGAGCGCCTCCCGGTAGCCCGCCAGCCCCGCCTTCGACACGTCACCACTCTCCAGCGCCGCCTCGATCCCGGTCGCGGCCGCGATGCCCGAGGCCGCCGCGAGGTCCATCCCCCGCACCGTCAACCCCGTGTTCAGCGTCAACCCGGCCGCGTCACCCACGACCACCAGCCCATCGGTCGCGATCTCACCCAGCATCGCGATCCCACCCTCAGCCACGAGATGGCTCGCGTACTCCGAGACCTCCCCACCGGCCAGGAACGGCGCCACGAACGGGTGCGCGAGGAAGTGATCGAACACCACCGAGGACTCCAACCCCCGCGCCATCAGATCATCCAGCCGCAGCACCACACCGATCGAGACCGAGTCCCGATTCGTATACAGGAACCCGCCACCACCAACCCCCAGCGTGCAGTCCCCCACCACCGCATAAGCCACACCGTCGTCCTGGCCCAGGTGGAACCGCTCACGCACCCGCTCCTCGCCCAACCTCACGACGGCCTTGACCCCGATCGCCAGATGGTTCTCCGGCTCCTTCCCCCGCAGCCCCGCCGCGCGGGACAGGAACGAGTTCACCCCGTCCGCCGCGACCACGACCCGCGCCCGCAGCTCGTCCTCACCAGCCCGCACCCCCACCACCGGGCCGGCCTCACCACCCGCGCGCAGGACCTCATCCACCCGCACCCCAGGCATCAGGAACACCCCCGCCTCCTCGCACTGCTCCCCCAACCACGCATCCAACCTGGCCCGCAGCACCGTGACCGCATTCACCGGATCACCCAGCCGCTCATCCGCGTAATCGATCCCGACCGACGAAGACGCATTCAAGAACTGCACATAGTTCCGCGTGATCCGCCGCTCAACAGGCGCCCGCTCAAGGAAACCCGGGAACACCTCCTCCATCACACGCGAGTACAACACCCCACCCGACAGATTCTTCGACCCAGGCGCCTCACCCCGCTCGATCAACACCACCGACCGGCCCGCCTGCGCGAGCCGGTACGCGGTGACGCACCCGGCGATCCCGGCCCCGACGACGATGACGTCGAAGTCCGGCTCCAGCTCCTCACTCACGTCACAGCGCTTCCGTCAGGGCGGGCACCACGTCATACAGGTCGCCGACCACCGCGTAGTCGGCCTCCTTGACGTACGGCGCGTTCCCGTCGGTGTTGACGACGACGACCGTGCCGGCGGCGCGTGCGCCGACGGTGTGCTGGAGCTGTCCGGAGATGCCGAGCGCGACGTACAGCTCGGGGGCGACGTGCGCGCCGGTCACCCCGACGTAGCGGTCGTGCGTGAACCATCCGAGGCCCTCGGCCAGCGGCCGCGAACAGGCCAGCTCGGCGCCCAGCTTGGCGGCGAGCGCCTCGGCGAGCGCGAGGTCGTCCTGGCTCTTCAGCCCGCGGCCCACCGCGACGATCCGCCCGGCCTTGCCGAGGTCGACCTCGGCCCGCGTCGCCGGACGTGTCTCGACCACGGTGAGCGTGCCGACGGGCGCGGCCGCGACCTCGGCGATCTCGGCCGCCCCGGCCGCGTCGTCCGCGCCGGCGACGAGGCCACCGCCGTCCACGACGACGACGGCGGGCCCCGCGACGCGGTCCGTCTCGAGCGCGATGCCGCCGAAGACCGACCGGGTGATCTCGACGCCGCCGTCCACCACGGCGACGGCGGTCGGCATGGTGAAGGCGGGGGCACCGAGCGCAACGGCCGCGGCGCCGGCGAGGACGCGGTCGGCCGGCCGGGCCGAGGCGAGGACCAGGTCGGGCCGCGCGGCGCCGACGATCCCGGCCACCGCGACGGCGTAGGCCTCGAGCGGGGTGTCGCCGGGCTCGCCGAGCCAGGTGACCGCGTCGACGCCCGAGGCCGCGACGGTCTCGGCGACGGCGCGCGGGCCGACGACGACGGCGGTGGTCGTCGTGCCGGCGGCCAGGGACAGGAGGGTCTCGATCCGGGCGTCGCCCGCGACGAGGAGGTAGGAGGTGCTCATGAGTCGTGTTCCTTCAGCGAGTCTTGAGAGACGGGTCGGGGCGGTCAGATGCGCGCGTCGGCACGCAGGGCGGCGACGAGCTGGGCCGCGGCGGCCGCCGCGTCGGAACCGTCGATGACGACGCCGCGGCGCGCGCGCAGCTCGGGCGGGGCGGTCCGGACCACCTCGACGGCGGCGACGGCACCCGCGGCGGCCGCGTCGAGCGCGACCTCGTCCGTCGGACGCTTGCCTGCGGCGAGGATGTCCTTCATGCCGGGCACGCGCGGCACGACGGCGTCGGTCGCGGCCGCGAGGACGACGGGACCGGTGGCGTGCAGCACCTGCGAGCCGCCCTCGTGCGCCCGCTCGACCGTGAGGTCGCCGGCCGTCCCCGACACGGCCGTGACGTTGGTGAGGGCCGGCCAGCCGAGCTGGGCCGCCAGCAGCGTCGGGACGAGCTGCGCCCCGACGTCGACGGAGGAGTCGCCGGTCAGCACGACGGCGACGTCGTCGAGGCCGCGGACGACCTCGGCGAGCGCCGCGGCGGTCCGGGCGGAGTCGGCCCCGACGAGGGCGTCGTCCGCCGTGACGACCGCGCGGTCGAGCCCGCGGGAGAGCACGGCCTTCTTCGCGAGCGCGCTCGCGACGTCCGTCCCGCCGACGCTCACGCCGACGAGCTCCGCGCCGCTCGCGTCGGCGAGCCGCCGACCGAGCTCGATCGCGACGGGGTCGTACTCCGACAGCGCCGGCTTGGCTCGCGAGAAGTCGACGGAGCCGTCGGACCCGACCGAGGCGTCCTGCGGGTTCGGCGCCCACTTGTAGGCGACGACGATCTTCATGGTTGCTCCTTTCCTCACCGGCGCTGCGGCGAGGTCTCTGGGTGGTCGGAGGGGTCGGTGCCGGTGGCGTCCGGCGTCACCTCGTGGTGAGCGCGCGGACCGAGACCCATCCGGGAGGACTGGGCGAGGGTGAGCCCGCGCGTCTCGGGCGCGAACAGCGCCGAGACGATCAGGCCGATGCCGGAGATGGCCGCGCCGACCAGGAGGGTGGCGCGCGTGCCGTGCGTGAGCAGGAACCCCGGCAGGAGGTAGGTGGTGATGACGGTCCCGATCCGGCTGAACGCCATGGCGGCGCCGACGGCCGAGGCGCGGATCTCCGTCGGGAACAGCTCGTTGGGGTAGAGCCACTGCAGGTTGCCCGGGCCGCCCGAGAAGAAGGCGTACGTGCCGAGGCAGCCGATGATGACGACGACGGCCGGCGTGGGGACGAGCCCGAGGACGACGAGCGCGACCGTCATGAGCGCGAAGCTGCCGATGAGCAGCTTGCGCCGGCCGAGCGAGTTCGCCCAGAACATCGCCGGGATGCAGCCGATGAGGAAGAACGTGCCGATGGCGATCTCGCCGAGCGTCGCGACCTGGTTCTCGCCGAAGCCGAGCTGGCGCATGATCTCGGGGCCGTAGGTGTAGATCGCGAACATCGGCACGGCCTGGCAGAGCCAGATGGTCCCGACGAAGACCCACGTGCCGAGGTTCCGCGGCCGGAACAGCACGGAGTAGCGCGTCTTGACGACGGCCTCCGGCTCCAGCTCGACCTGGGTGCCGTAGATGCGGTGGACGATCTCGTCGGCCTCGGCCGACCGGCCCTTGCGGGACAGCCAGCGCGGTGACTCGGGGATGTCCCAGCGGCCGATGAGGATGACGAGGCAGGGCACGACGGCGCTGGCCAGCATCCACCGCCAGCCGCCGTCGACGGGGAGCAGGAAGTAGCCGACGAGATAGGCGGCGTTCGCCCCGAGGTACCAGGCAGCGGCGATGAACCCCATCGAGATGGCCCGGTACCGGCGCGGGGTGAACTCCGCGACCATCGACGTGGCGATCGGGTAGTCGGCGCCGATGACGATCCCGATGAGGAACCGCATCGCCACGAGCTGCCACGGCGCCTGGACGAACGCCGTCGCGAGCGAGATGACCGCGATGCCGACGATGTCGATGACGAACATCCGCTTGCGGCCGATCAGGTCGGTCAGGTACCCGCCGACGGACGTGCCGAGGAAGATGCCGACGAGCGCCGCGGCACCCGTCAGCGCCATCCACGTCGCGTCGAGGTCGAGGCTCGGGGTGAGCTGGATGAGCGCGACCCCGATGATCGAGAGCACGTACCCGTCGAGGAACGGCCCCCCGGCGGAGAAGAGGGTGACGCGCTTGAGGAACGGCGTCATCTCGACGTCGTCGAGCTGCGTCCGCGCACTCGCCGCGCTCGTCCGCGCGCTCGCGCTCGCCGCTGTCGGCTCGCTCGTCATGGTCCTCGGCTCCTTCCGGGGGGTCGCTGTCTCGTCGGTCACCTGCTCAGCCCTCGCTCACCGCCACTCGATGACGCCCCAGTTGAGGAAGGGCTTCGCGGCGGGGTCGTCGGCGTTCACGAGGCGGAAGTGCACGCGGCCGTCGTCCATCCGCCACATCTCGGTCCGGACGGTCGTTCCCGGCAGGACGGGCGCGGTGATCCGGGTCTTGAACCGCGTCATCCGCTCGGGCTCGCCGGGGATGACGCTGGCGATGAAGTGCCGGCAGACGACACCGGCGAAGCTGACCGCGTGCAGGATCGGGCGCGGCATGCCGTTCGCCGCGGCGTACTCCCAGTCGACGTGCTGCGGGTGGTAGTCGCCGGAGAGGCGGTAGATGAGCGCCTGGTTCTCCGGGATGCGCTCGGTGACGACCATGTCCGGCTCGCGGTCCGGCATCTCGACGATGTCCTTCGGCGCGGCCGGGCCGCCCCAGCCGCCGTCGTAGATGAGGCAGTCCCAGCTCTCGTTGGTGAACAGGAGGGTGCCGTCCTCGTCGTAGGTGTCCCCGACGTGCTGGGCGAGCAGGCCCTTGCCCTCACCGCGGTCGTACAGGCCCTTGAGCAGCACCTTCGTCGAGAGCTTCCCGTTCAGCCGCGTGATCGGCTGGTGGAAGGTGACGTCGAAGCTCCAGTGCAGCGACCCGGCGTAGTTGTAGCCGTAGTCGATCGTCCGGGTGACCTCGGAGTCGACGATCGGCATGGCGCAGAACGTCGGCAGGACCTTCATGTCCTTCTCGTAGACGTACTCCAGGTCCTGCTTGCCGTCGATCGCGCAGCCCGACCCGAGCGCGAACAGGCTCAGGTCGCGGGTCGTGTAGTCGCGCTCGAACGGGCCGAAGGTCTGGCCCACCATCTCGGTCTTGATCGCCATCGTTCAGTTCTCCTTCTCTGACGGGGTGCGGACGGGGGTCGTCCTCGGTGCTGGAGGTGCGGCGGCGGTCAGCTCGGTCTTGGCGACCTTGAGGCTGCGGGTCTGCGGCAGTCGGTCGACCACCTCGACGACGCCGGGCACCTTGAAGTCGGCGAGGCGCTCGCGGCAGTAGGCGAGAACCGCCTCGACGTCGAGCCGAGCCCCGGGGCGCGGCACGACGACGGCCTTGACCGCCTCGTCGTGGATCGGGTCGGGGATGCCGACGACGGCGGCGTCCGCGATGTCGGGGTGGCTCGTGAGCACGCCCTCGACCTGGGCCGGGGAGATATTCTCCCCCGCCCGCTTGATGAAGTGGCTGCGCCGGTCGACGAAGTAGAACCAGCCGTCGTGGTCGACGTAGCCGATGTCGCCGGTGAGCAGCCAGCCGTCGGCGTCGAACGCGGCGGCCGTCGCCTCGGGGTCCTCGAAGTACTCGAGCATGAGGGTCCGTCCCCGCACGCCGCGCAGACGGATCTCCCCCTCGACGCCGGGGGGCACCTCGCGCCCGTCCTCGTCGACGACGCGGGCCTCGTACCCGAGCCCGACGCGACCGATCGACGGCCAGCGACGCTCACCGAGCGGCGGGTCCGTGATGGCGCCGACGAGGCACTCGCTGTTGCCGTAGGAGTTGAGGATCCGCACGCCGAACCGGTCCTCGAACCGCTCCTTCTCCTCGTCGGTGACGGGGAGGTAATAGAGGACCTCCCGCACGTCGTTGTCCCGGTCCGCCGCGCGC includes:
- a CDS encoding MaoC/PaaZ C-terminal domain-containing protein, which encodes MAIKTEMVGQTFGPFERDYTTRDLSLFALGSGCAIDGKQDLEYVYEKDMKVLPTFCAMPIVDSEVTRTIDYGYNYAGSLHWSFDVTFHQPITRLNGKLSTKVLLKGLYDRGEGKGLLAQHVGDTYDEDGTLLFTNESWDCLIYDGGWGGPAAPKDIVEMPDREPDMVVTERIPENQALIYRLSGDYHPQHVDWEYAAANGMPRPILHAVSFAGVVCRHFIASVIPGEPERMTRFKTRITAPVLPGTTVRTEMWRMDDGRVHFRLVNADDPAAKPFLNWGVIEWR
- a CDS encoding electron transfer flavoprotein subunit beta/FixA family protein; its protein translation is MKIVVAYKWAPNPQDASVGSDGSVDFSRAKPALSEYDPVAIELGRRLADASGAELVGVSVGGTDVASALAKKAVLSRGLDRAVVTADDALVGADSARTAAALAEVVRGLDDVAVVLTGDSSVDVGAQLVPTLLAAQLGWPALTNVTAVSGTAGDLTVERAHEGGSQVLHATGPVVLAAATDAVVPRVPGMKDILAAGKRPTDEVALDAAAAGAVAAVEVVRTAPPELRARRGVVIDGSDAAAAAAQLVAALRADARI
- a CDS encoding MFS transporter, whose amino-acid sequence is MTSEPTAASASARTSAASARTQLDDVEMTPFLKRVTLFSAGGPFLDGYVLSIIGVALIQLTPSLDLDATWMALTGAAALVGIFLGTSVGGYLTDLIGRKRMFVIDIVGIAVISLATAFVQAPWQLVAMRFLIGIVIGADYPIATSMVAEFTPRRYRAISMGFIAAAWYLGANAAYLVGYFLLPVDGGWRWMLASAVVPCLVILIGRWDIPESPRWLSRKGRSAEADEIVHRIYGTQVELEPEAVVKTRYSVLFRPRNLGTWVFVGTIWLCQAVPMFAIYTYGPEIMRQLGFGENQVATLGEIAIGTFFLIGCIPAMFWANSLGRRKLLIGSFALMTVALVVLGLVPTPAVVVIIGCLGTYAFFSGGPGNLQWLYPNELFPTEIRASAVGAAMAFSRIGTVITTYLLPGFLLTHGTRATLLVGAAISGIGLIVSALFAPETRGLTLAQSSRMGLGPRAHHEVTPDATGTDPSDHPETSPQRR